The genome window TTTTTAGTTTCCTGGAGTTAAAACTCCTGGAAAATAAGACACTCTCCTTCTCTTTCCAATTATCTCTGTGGTGAGGGTAAAGATTTTTCTGGAATCATACACTGAAAGTTTTAGTGAGGGCAATTAATTTGATAGGCTGTTGTATTgatagtaatgatcattaaTCTTAAAAATGCATTTGAGAGCATGTCATTTCAGCAACTCAGTATTATTCATACCTTAAGACCAAGGAAACTATAAGATGACAGGGTCTTTTCCATCTCTGGATAACCACAAGtagaaaattttaattaaatccaatgacatttcatattttattaACAGTCCAACCCCCAGGTGTGGCACCATGCATAAGCTGTTTCCTTAGACAATTATTGATTTAAAACTTTATAACTAACAAGCACAAAGCTGCTTGCATTACAAAAAACATTATCTGAAACCACAAGAAAAATCTGAAAAGCAATGTTAACAGTCCATGCCTTGTACAAAGAAAACAGTTACTCTTGGTGTACTCTGGGTGTAAAGTTAACCTTACTCACAATAAATGACTATTTTTGCTTGGACAACAATGAGATTAGTGCAGCATTTTGTAGTTGTATCTGCTGCATGAGCTGAGCTTGCTGCCGTTGCTGCTGTTGCATACTTTCATGTAACATGGCAGACATAGCTTGTTGCTGAGCATGCAGATTATCTCGCTCAGCTTTTTTATCTCTCATCTCTTGCTCACGGATCTTTAGCTCCTCTCTCTTCAACTCGGCATCCAGCTCTGCCTTTTCTCTCAAAAAAGCTACTGTATCTGATCCTGTAGCCCTCTtggtttttttcacttcttgttCCCCCTTCCGTTTTTTGGTTTGCGAAAATGTTTCCATAGAGGCCTTTCTCATATCTGCTGCTACAGCAGCATCTGCATCCGCTTTCTCCTTATAAGCTGCAACCTGCCGTTGGTCTTCTTCATCTCTTGCCTTGAATCTCTCGATAATATCCTCCATGGAATCATCAAAGGCTGAGTGCTCTGGGGCAATTCCAGACGCTTTTTCCTCCTCCCGGATTTTTCTTCTCTGTTCTTTCTCTAGATGATTGTAATGGTCTCGAACAGACTTCAGGCACACTGCAAATTTTGGATGATCATTACTGTTCAAGGATTCACTGATCATATCCCAGACATTGCCTCTCTCTTTGGATCCTTTTTTGTATTTCCAGGGTTCATGGAGGTACATTTCTGCTACAAATATCTCATTGTGCTTGTCGGTCCACACCATTGGCTTttttgaacttaaaaaaaagcattatgTAAGCATGAATTGCTGAATTTTCTACATCGAACTGTTCAGGCAATCTCTATTTTTGTCACTGGAGTAATTCAGTTATatcttattaattttcatttctctgaaaaaaagtgaattattattaaagcCAAAGGAGCAcacatttaaaatgaaaaaaaaaagaaaaagatgaattcAACTATTGTTTGTGTCACTAAATTttttgaacttaaaaaaaagcattatgTAAGCATGAATTGCTGAATTTTCTACATCGAACTGTTCAGGCAATCTCTATTTTTGTCACTGGAGTAATTCAGTTATatcttattaattttcatttctctgaaaaaaagtgaattattattaaagcCAAAGGAGCAcacatttaaaatgaaaaaaaaaagaaaaagatgaattcAACTATTGTTTGTGTCACTAAATTTGTCCATAGGGTTAGTGAAAAACCCTggacatcaacaacaacaacaacaacaacaaacatctTTAATGTGCCCTCTGATATTTACAGACAATATTAGGgtaaaaaagtaattttgtagATTACTGAGGGCACGGCCACTTCGAAATAGAGCTAAGTGGTTGGAAGGTGAATCAAGTCATGTTAAAGAGTTATCCTACCTTCTAGCAAAACTCGAGCTTTGGCAAATCAAAAGCCACACAATTGAGAATTGACAAACTTGATCTGAAATGACTTACACGTGTACAGGACAGAAGTAAATAAACTGTAAGTCCAAGTTGAAAATAACATAACAAATTGACTCACAAATCTGATAAATTCTTTTCGTTTGGGAATAAATTTGAAGGAAATACGTTTGCTCGCTCTTGGTGTTGTTCTCATGAGGTATGCATCCAGAACAGAGCAGTTTGCTCGTCTCATTCGCAAGTCATCCATGTATGTATAGaaaatttatttgcaaaaaTCGTCTAAAGCCCatatgaaacaaaaaagaagcaatcTGAACTCAGAAACGTACCTTTTTGAAGAGGCTTTCTCAGCCATAGTGGCGACGCGATCACAAAGGTCGAATTGCTCGCCTCGACGTTGTCACGACGCCAGCAGACGGGGGAACACGCATGCGCAACATGACCTCCAGGCCGTGTCGTCCTAATTTTTCTCAGTTCGTAAACTCGCTAGTAAGGCTTGGAGACTTCAACTTGCATCTGTTGCACATAACGTAAGCTTTCTTCAAAACTGCATGCATCATGCAGGTTTTGTCGATTTTCCCTTGATGTGGTCTTAACTTGGCAGACATGGCATGAACCAGTTacattaacatttttatttatgtcATTCAGATTGCACAAAATGTATCAAATTTGGGTGGTTGCGTGACCCTGACAAGAAGAACACTAAAAACCATGCTTTGGTTCTCCAGGTAGATGCAATAGAGGTGACTGATTAATTGAAAGACCTGTTTTTAACATAAGAACTACACTTCTGTTGTCTGTTTCTTCATTGGTAAAGCCGGCagtggttaaaaaaaactgcatgaAGGATTTGATTTCTCAAGCCCTATTACATGGGCTGGGCTTGTTGTTGTTATACAGTtaaagcataataattattagattgTGGTCACCAACTTTTCCGGTGGATAGCAACTCTGAAGTAGAATCTGCAATCGGCAAGCCACGTAGTGGCTCTGCTGCACTTTAAAGGAATTTTGGAGAAACTTCAACTTAGCTGCTGAAGGTGTAAACCCCTATgataaacaacaaacaaacaacttttTTATTCACTcttgtacatatatgtataaataaataaacattggATAGAACTAAAAAGATACAATTATTGAGTCTGGAGGCTAATTAACTGAGTAGTTTTCGAGTTAGCCCCCAGTTACTTTAAGTTTCTTACATAAAGATGGAGAACAGACCAATAAAAGAGTTTAGGACAAAGTTTCAGAATGTTGTTCTGACAGCAGatgaagttttaatttttttaaaaaattgaagaCATTTATGCTTTTTAAGTCTACTGGGATATTATCCCAGAGAACAGATGCAGCAAAGGCTACTGTTTGTTTTCCAGAGTTAGTTTGCTCTTTAGGTTTATATAAATTCTGTTTGGAAGCATATCTGGTATTATACCCATGAATACTGCTTGTATATTGAGAATAACTTTGAAACAGGACTGGCAGCAAACCTTTATGCCAAAGATGCGTGAATTTTAGAATATGAAGTCGATACATATTATTTACTGTTAGAACATCAAAAAAGGTTGAGCAGAGTAACGACGCTCTCTGTTGATTTACCTAATGTACGTGCGAAAAATATCAGCCTTATAGCATGGTTTTGTTTAGTTTGGATTTTCTTTTTATGAGAATTGTACGCACTACCCCATGCTAAGATAGCGTAAGAGATGTAAGGGTAAATAATACtataataaatttgaaatacctagTTTAGCTATTATCCCATTGCTACATAGGATACTGTGTCATCAAGAAGCATACCTAGGTATTTAACTTGGTCTTTACGCTCCAGCAAAGAACTCGTACCGTCTACACTTTCTCTCTTCCTGGGAGATTTGACAACCATGAAATTAGgtttagaaaaattaattgataacTTAGCAGCATTGCACCAAATTTTAACGTTTTTCAATTCGGTGTTAATCAGTTGTTCCAGGGTCTTAAGGTCTCGTGCTGAGGCAAAAACATTCGAGTCATCTGCAAATATTCTAAAAGTAAGTAAACTGGAACAATTAGGTAAATCAATGATGTAGATCAGAAATAAAAGTGGTTCGAGCGAGCTTCCCTGGGGAATACCACAAGTAATTGCTTGCCTTGAAGACACAGTATTTCCCAGCACAGTATACTGTTGCCTGTTTGTTAAGTAGCTAGTGAAAAGTTGAAGAGGTAACTCTCTTATTCCATactgttctattttttttttcaacagaatGCTATGATTgacagtatcaaaagctttgGAGAAGTCTAAAAAAACCCCACATGTATACAGGTTATTGTCGATAGACTTACGTAGGTTATAAGCAATTCCAGCTATAGCCTGTGCTGTAGAATGCCCCTTTCTAAATCCAAATTGATACTGGTAGAAAATTCTGTGCCTCTCCAAGTAATTCACCAGCTGCTCGCATAttaacttttcaaaaatttgtgTTAGGGCTGAAAGTGTAGAAATAGGACGATAGTTTGAAGGATCGAGGTCGTTACCTCCTTTGTCAACTGGCATGACTCCAGAAATGTTAAAAATATCTGGAAATATACCTAGTTGCAGTGAAGTATTGATGAGTTTTCTTCGACTAGCATAGTATACATTGCGCACATCTCTTGGAGTAAATTTAACAATAATCTTCGGTGGGGCATCTGAATTATGGGAGGGGATGAGATGTTGAGATATCTTTCGCCTTACCAACCGCTATGACAATATCGTTGGTCGAGTAATCTTCGCTTAGAGGTATTCCAAATATTTCCAGAGAATCTCTTTCGAAGGTAGCTCTAGCTTCTTGATTTTTGTTCCTTTCATTTTCAGGTGCGGACTCTAAATCATTTAGCTTCTGCGACTGCTGCATGTTTCTTTCTTTAGCCAGTCGAAGCTGTGAGAGAACATCTTCGTACTTTTTATCTAAAAACTCCACTGACTTCTTCAGTTCAATAAAATTTCTTGTCATTGAGTGAATTTTCCTTTCTAACGGCTTGATTGCTTCATTGAAAAGTGTCTGTATCTCCTGTTTAGTGACCATAGCGTCGTTTATTCAGGAGGCTCGATGAACGTGACCGCCCGCCATAACGACATATGCTAATAAAGTTTCAGTAAAACGCACGCTCTCATTGGTTTAAATGGCGTGCTTTATGAGAGTAGGAAGCACAACCCATCATCCACAGAAATGGCTAATAACTTTATGAATTTTTCTTTAGGAATTATTCATATTAGGGGAGTATTTCCTCCATAACTTGGAAAATGAggaggaaaacaaatttttagcTGCGGAAGATCTTGAGAATGTGAAACTAACCGATAAAGTCGACACTGCAGCTGTTGAAAAAGCCAACAGAAGCACTGAAGTAAATAAACATAGATTTATGAATGAGATTAAAGAGCTACAATGGTCACCCATCAAGTTATCAGTTAAAGTCTTG of Acropora muricata isolate sample 2 unplaced genomic scaffold, ASM3666990v1 scaffold_712, whole genome shotgun sequence contains these proteins:
- the LOC136906359 gene encoding caldesmon-like isoform X2, which encodes MVWTDKHNEIFVAEMYLHEPWKYKKGSKERGNVWDMISESLNSNDHPKFAVCLKSVRDHYNHLEKEQRRKIREEEKASGIAPEHSAFDDSMEDIIERFKARDEEDQRQVAAYKEKADADAAVAADMRKASMETFSQTKKRKGEQEVKKTKRATGSDTVAFLREKAELDAELKREELKIREQEMRDKKAERDNLHAQQQAMSAMLHESMQQQQRQQAQLMQQIQLQNAALISLLSKQK
- the LOC136906359 gene encoding caldesmon-like isoform X1; protein product: MAEKASSKSSKKPMVWTDKHNEIFVAEMYLHEPWKYKKGSKERGNVWDMISESLNSNDHPKFAVCLKSVRDHYNHLEKEQRRKIREEEKASGIAPEHSAFDDSMEDIIERFKARDEEDQRQVAAYKEKADADAAVAADMRKASMETFSQTKKRKGEQEVKKTKRATGSDTVAFLREKAELDAELKREELKIREQEMRDKKAERDNLHAQQQAMSAMLHESMQQQQRQQAQLMQQIQLQNAALISLLSKQK